In Nicotiana tabacum cultivar K326 chromosome 2, ASM71507v2, whole genome shotgun sequence, the following proteins share a genomic window:
- the LOC107775359 gene encoding uncharacterized protein LOC107775359 produces MWLYGGRDDTFESFFYEGRDENWEEIQVGSRFIGPFEVLERVKEVAYKFALTPSLFGVHPVFHVSMLRKYNEDKSNVVDFNTMQINENLTYIEEVIAIIDRQVRMLRSMKVSSVKVLWKGQPSKEAI; encoded by the coding sequence atgtggctTTATGGAGGGCGAGACGATACTTTTGAAAGTTTTttctatgaagggcgtgatgagaatTGGGAAGAAATTCAAGTTGGGTcgaggttcattggcccatttgaggtgttggagaGAGTCAAAGAGGTTGCTTATAAGTTTGCTTTGACTCCTAGTCTGTttggagttcatccggtatttcatgtttctatgctccggaagtataatGAAGATAAATCGAATGTAGTGGACTTCAACACAATGCAGATTAATGAGAATTTGACTTATATAGAAGAGGTGATAGCTATTATAGATCGGCAGGTTAGAATGTTGAGATCTATGAAAGTTTCTTCCGTGAAAGTGCTTTGGAAAGGGCAACCATCTAAGGAGGCTATTTAG